Within the Erigeron canadensis isolate Cc75 chromosome 6, C_canadensis_v1, whole genome shotgun sequence genome, the region acGAATAACAAGTAGTTCGTGCGATACGAAATCACACGAGGTCACACAAAgtgcacgtgacacgaagtgaAGCACGAAGGACACTTTTCACGAACTTAGGCACGAAGAGCAGTTTGTCCAGACGTGACACGAGGATGACACAAAGTCAATCTGACGATGTAAGCATGAACACAAagttcacctcgtgctgacgtaagcacgaaatCACGCaaagaagagcacgaaaatgCTTTTTAACACGAATTTTgaaacgaatttgcaatcaatagcgaatcaaacaatcttacaccttctggtaattaaccttagggctctgataccacttgtaaggtcctatggttgcatggatcgtaataagacgcgattcgttatgtcaagagtgcggaatcctctttagataactagattgctattgccttttgtcaatTAACAAGTAGTTaacaacctaaggagatgcatgaagcttgtggttcgtgtaggaggtcacacgagtAGCAAGTCACCTTAATTCGTGATTATATCAACTAATGAACAAAATTAattacctaatttcgtagattaggtttgtatttatactagtagggTTTTGGTTCATATGGGCTTAGGCTTTAATCGACGTAATTAAGCCTAAATGACAATTAACCAATCGATCTTGtgttgacgtcagcatgagggtaatccttcatgccgatgacgtcagcacaagggacgtccctttggtcctttgtttgacttcgtttgaccTGTTAACCTTCAGACACGTTAAACACTTGCTCACATAAACTGCCACATCGTTTTTcattcctggccaccaaaagagatctcgcaagtcttgatacatctaATCTATCCCTGGGTGAATAGAATATCTCGTTTGATGCGCTTCATCCATTATTAGCTTTCTTAATCCACCATACACACCCACAATCGGTCGCATAAATACCGTCCTCCATCTTCTCTTTGATTGAATTTTTCTGTCATACCTCCCAACCCTTCTCTATCAATATTTTCCTTCTTGTTTGCTTGTACTTGTGCCCCAATCAATCTATCCTTCAGACTGTTGTGTACGGTAATGCTCATAactctaattcgtcttggtctGACTCTttccttcctactcaaggcaTCAGCTACCACGTTTGCCTTCCCTGGATGATAAGGGATCTCGCAGTCATAATCGCTAAAAATTCCAACCATCGTCTCTGTCGCATGTTAAGATCTTTCTgattaaaaatatgttgaaggctcttatgatctGTGTATATCACACTCTTCGTCCCATATAggtaatgtctccaacacttcaGCGCGAAAACGATAGCTCCAAACTCCAAATCGTGAGTcatgtaattcttctcatggatCTTCAGCTGTCGAGAAGCATATGCAATAACCTTTCCTCTCTGCATCAATACACACCCTAATCCTTGTCCCGACGCGTcacaataaacaataaagtcatcagatccgtcaggaagacttaagatcggcgcattacataacttctcctcCAGTAgtctgaaagcttcttcttgtttctcgccCCAATCAGAACTTCTATCCTTGTGTGTCAACAACGTTAgggttgtgcgatctttgagaagttttCGATGAATCGTCGGTAGTAGCCAACTAATCCAAGGAACTGTCTGATCTCTGTTggtgtctctggccttctccaatgTTCCACTGCTTCTATCTTGCTGGGATCaacctttattccatccttATTAACTACAGGACCCAAAAACTTCACCtcttccaaccaaaattcacattttgaaaactttccATACAACTTTTCAGTTCTCAGAAGCTCTAACGCTTGCCTCAAATGTACTTCGTGCTCCTTCTTGGTCTTTGAGTAGATGAGGATGTCATCGATGAATACAATAATAAATTGATCTAAATAAGGCttacatacacggttcatgagatccatgaaaacagCAGGCGCGTTCGTCAATCCAAAGGGCATCACTAAAAActcaaagtgcccatatctcATTCTAAAAGCTGTCTTTGGAATGTCCTCTTCACGTACTCTCAGCTGATGgtaacccgaacgaagatcaATCTTCGAGAAGTACTTAGCGCCTTGCAACTGATCGAATAGCTCGTCAATGCGCGGTAATGGATATCGATTCTTGATCGTTAGCTTGTTCAACTCGCGATAACcaatgcacatgcgaaaggACCTgtccttctttttaacaaataatatagGTGCGCCCCAAGGCGAAGAACTCGGTCGGATGAATCCTTTATCTTGTAATTCTTTCAATTGTGTCGCTAGTTCTTGCATTTCGGAAAGAGCCAAACGGTACGGTGACTTAGCTACTGGCATAGCGTTAGATACAACATCAATGCTAAACTCGACTTGTCTAGGTGGGGGTAATCCCACCACATCATCGGGAAAAACATCGGAGAAATCACACCCGATAGGAATATCAGCTAGCTTGACTACTTTTTCGGTAGCACTCATAAGATGTCGGTCGATGGTTTCGGTTCGCTCACCATGAATCTCTAGTACATGCCCATCACTCATAGGTATTCTAAGATTTTTTGCGCGACAAACAATATATGCATCAACACGggacaaccaatccatcccaACGATGACGTCAAAGCTACGCATTCCAAACGGAATCAAGTCAATGTAAAACGAATAGCCCTCAAGAGTAAGAATACATTTAGGCAATACACGATCTAATCTAGCCAGCTGGCCACTAGGTACCTCTATCTCATAATAAGTATGCAAGTAACATGTTGGCACATTTAAGTTACACAAAAAGTTAGTAGACACAAAACTATAGTTGGCTCCAGAATCAAATAAGTAGCATCATGATCATTTAGAAGAAATGTACCAGTAACAACGTTAGGATCATTAGCGGCTTCCATAGCATTTAAGGCAAAGACCCGACCTCTGGCTTGTTGTCCTTGGTTTGCTCTTAGTGGAGGTGGACCGACAATCTGAAGCTGGTTAGGGTTCACTGCTATTGGGGCTGGCTGACGGTTATGTCGAGGACATAGGTTACGGTAGTGATCAGTGCTCCCACACTCATAACAAGCCCCTCGGTTGCCTTGAAGGTTTCTGGCATTAGGTGGGATGACATTCAATGGTACAATATTCAATGGTGCTGCTTGAACTTGTGGTGCTCTACAATCTCTTGAAAGGTGGCCAAACTTTTGACAGTTGAAACAAGTTTTACATGGTGAAGTCGCCAGACGGTGCAGATTACACTTGCCACATAAAGGGTGCTAGGCTAACATAACCCTTCTGGCCTATCTCATTCGCTACATACACTATTCCCATTCTTGGTCTTTTGTCTCCTCTAAATTCCCTCCTCTTACTCGTCTCCACCAACTCCCTTCTCTTGCTTCCTTTCCTACATAGAATATCACTTCTTATTAGTTCTTCAGTCAGACTTCTTGCCTTGCTCACAACATCTCGAATGGTGGTAGGTTCTGCAGTCACCACTTGCACACGAACAGGTGGTTCTAACCCAGCAATATACTTCTCAATCCATTTTGGCTCAGGATCTACCAGGTGGGGAATCAATCTAGATAATTCATAGAATCTACTAGTGTAACCAGCATGGTCTGCTCCAACCATCGTAAGCTGAAGGAACTCAGTCTGCAATTTCTGTAACTCGTGGACAGGGAAAAACTCTGCCTGCATCAGATCCTTAAACTTCTTCCAAGGCATAGCCAAGGCTTCATTTCTTCCTCCTCTGACGCAGATCTCATTGTTCTACCATGACAAAGCATCAAACACAAAACATCCAGCAACATAAGTAACTCTCTGATCATAAGTGCAGTGACTCATAGCAATTACAGCCTCCATCTTCTCTATCCACTGGAGATAAGCAGTTGCTCCACCCTTCCCATCAAAATCAATAGCTTTGCAGTTGAGGAAATCTTTGTAGGTACATCCTTGGCGATATCTCGTATTGCCATTCTCCCTAACAATCGCTTCGCGCTTAGCAACAATAACGACCTCATCTCTGACTTGCTCTGCTTCTTGAACCACCGCTTCTTGTCTTTCCACTTCAGCTTCATTTCTGGCTCGTTGTTCTCCATTTCCAATGTTAACTCCCAGTACGACTGCCACTTGAGAAGCAAGAGTCGGCAATAGTGTCGTAAGCTGCTCAGCTAGGGTTCCATTCGGCTCTTGAACCTCCACATGTTCTCCACGACCACCTCGGCCACCACAACCTCCACGACCACCTCTACCACCATGACCACCACGGCCGCCACCTCGGCCACCTTGGCCTTCTTGAGTTTCGGCGTTAGCATTTGCTCTAGTTCGCACCATTTTCCTATAATAGGAAATAACGTTATCGGCGTTTAATCAAGGAAATAGTCGTTCGTGACATCATTTACGCACTCTCAAACACACTCGTGTTAACTTTTTACAATTCTAGACATTTATGCATTCATAACGTCACACAAGCTTAAGAATTTAAGTATCAGAATTTCATGTTAAACAATATCATCAATGCCAGTCATGCAGTACAAGGTAATATCCCAATTAAACATTCATTAATCACAACAAACGGGCAAGTCGAATCTGACCTCTACATCCAACCCACCGTTcctgtatgtatacagggtgtaccagcggctaaccctccacatgtcCGGTAAATTATATGCATCGATCAAATTCAACGGCTAAAGTGCGGTCTGAATCTAACACCTATATCCATTACACTAGTGGtatatgtatacagggtgtaccagcggctaaccctccacacccctagtacatctaatgcaaggtcagatcacggtactggtatgctctctaggtattggcaaGGTATGTATatgtaagtgcacgtctatgtcaatagcagtctagattgtttgggcttatattgtaatatttatttgtcatgtgattgtcattaatgaactttgtattatgcatagaatactagattaaatTTGAGTATTGAACGTGTAATAATATTTTGCTAAGTGTTAAATACGACCTCATAATTGCAGGGTCAATTACGAGGTGGTTATAGGAATACGACCCCGTAATTGCACGGCCAAATACGAGGCTAGAGaacaattacgaggtcgtaattgagtCGAGTTGGGCTCTGAAATACGACCCGGACATGCTAAAGCCTTTTAggtgtttcctataaataccagaaCCCTAATGAAGATTAGTgtcgaacatttgtcgaattatcaagcatatttgtgCAGGTGATCTAGAGGCTTTCATTGTGAATCACCACGTTAaagagagggattccgcacctctggataacgggatcaaactattaacgattcGCGTCaaagggacttacaagtggtatcagagcctcttggtttcataccggaaggttatagtttgttggtgatagacAACATTGATTTACGGTCGTTTAGACGTGATTCTTTCACGAGTTTATGACCGGAAATCTTGTTTGAGGTATATCTTGGTGTTTGCAGCCGTCGAAAGTGTGTTTTTGACTTTTAGGGTATCGAATTCAAGAGAATCATCGGACCAACATCGTTTACAACCTCGCGGGCTTGTATTACCTCATCCAACTTGTATTTCGACTTAGGCAGCTAATTACGACCTCGCCAGTtcaattgcgacctcgtataTCGTTTGCGACCTCGTGAGCTCAATTACAACCTTAGagttcaattacgacctcgagttctaattgcgacctcgtattcttGGACCTCGTGAACTTTACGACcttgtttatttttaagcaGTTCCTGAACTTTACTAGCTTTAAGAAAATGACGTCATAGTTACCCGCAAATTATCAGGCGTTGCTAAATCAAATGATTCTGATGGATCATGAAATCGGAAAGGCCAACTCACCACCAAAGTTGATAAGCCTTGACAGATACTTCAATCGGAAGGGAAGATTCGAGTCATACTGCAGGTTGATCGATGTAAGGATGTGGATGTGTATTACAAATGGCTATACTCCTCCAACAGTACCAGGTGAAACTCTAGGTTCGAGCATTGCTAGGCTTGCTTCATATGAGCAAATGGACGTTGATAAGAAGAAAGACTATGAAGCCGAAAGCAAGGCATTGGGCTCGCTTCGAATGGCTCTCCAAGGGCAAGTTATGCATCTGTTTGAAAATTATGATACAGCAAAAGGCTTATGGGATGTACTCAAAGAGCATTTTGAAGGTGACGACGATCTCAAGAATAGTAGGAAAGACTTGTTGAAGAAGCAGTATTATGTGTTCACTAGCTTCAAAGATGAAACTCTTGAtgagacactggttcgttaCAGTCATCTCCTGGTTGAGCTTGCCTACTTTGGGTACAATCTGGATCCAGAAGACGTAATCGGGAAGTTGTTGGAGGCACTTCCTATCAAATGGGAAGGATTTATCACTTCCATCCAACAAAATCCCGACTTCAGTAAGTGGACTCTAGAACAGATTATTCGAAAGCTGAGAAGCCAAGATATGAAAAGAAAGTCGAAGGAAGCAGGCAGCAGTGATTTTGTTCAGCGTCCTGAACTCTATCATAGCAAGACAAGCATTCCTTCCTCAAAATCTTTAAGTGGAGGGATTACAGCCTTCTACGGTGGAGATGatgagaaaatgaaaaggaCGATGGATTCTGACAACAACTTGATGTATGTAAGCTCTCCGGAATCATGGATTGTTTTGCACAATGGTAATCAGAATAGTAGTTCACCTAGCTCGGGTTTAACAGGTATGCCGATGAGCATAGATCTGCAGAGGGACATGTGGGCATGCTCGTTTCTTTTGTGTCGGCTCATGAAAAGCTAATTGGAGGAAAACTGACTGATCCCGAACTGGTTAGGGAGGATTACAAGCAAGTTGATCCAGATGATCTCGAAGAAATGGACATGAACTAGCAATTGGCTATGTTAACATTGAGAGTTCAACATTTCACTGATAGAACTGGAAGGAAGGTGATTGACGGCAAGGTAGGGTTTGACAAAACCAAGGTGAAGTGTTTCAATTGtaatggctttggacattttgcacGAGAGTGTCAGAGGCCAAGACGTGTCAACAATTCAGCTACGGGTCGTCAGAACTTCAATCAAAGTGGTTCTATTGCTGGTCAGAATTCTGGGCGTCCATATATTAATACTAGGAAGCGCAGCTCAGGAGAAGTTGATAACTCAAGAACATTGGTGGTTCAGTCTGATGATACATATAATTGGGGTTCGACTTGTGCCGATGATCAGAATCATGCATTCATGGCAGAAATTCAAGACTTTGATGGAGGAATGAACGATCTTGTTAATAATTCATTCGACTATACATTGTATGCCAGCACGGATGATCATGATAGTTTTCATCAGAAGGTAGAAGAGGAACCGGAAACATCAGAACCAGTAAGAGCAAATAATAGTGCTGCTGAGACAGGGTTCATGGCACACTTGGAATTCATTGACAACCAGAATCACTAAGGAAAACTACAGGGATGTGGTTTGTCGATAGTGGATGTTCAAGACATATGACAGGAGACAAGAGATTGTGGACTGAATTCACTCCTGTTAGAGGTTCTTATGTCAGTTTTGTTGGTCCCAAGGGTGGCAATATTTATGGAATTGCGAAAGTCATCAATGGGAAGATCAAAATTGACAATGTGAGTTTAGTAGATACATTAACTGATGATTATGCTCTTATGGAAGATAAGAAAGTAAATGAAGATGTGAAGATTGAGATACCTGATGATCTGAACACAGAAAAGCTTGTGAATTTTATAGCTAATCTTGAAGCATCAGAGCAGCAGGTAAGTCTGTCCTTGCACCTCTCATATCCATATGTAAGCATAACAAAGATCTGTCAGATAAAAATATAGCGCTTAAAAGGGAAATTGACTTCACAAAGGTCTGTTTAAATGATGCGGTCAGTTCCAGATATATTAATACTCACTTTGAAAAGGACTCTGTTCAAGTTATCTATTTCACTCTTTTCGGTAGTGACAGTATCTTCTCAGAACTAGATGTAGTAGGAACAGGTGTTCTACTTGAGTCCAGAATAGATAAGATTCGGTTTGTCGAGGAAAAGATCTGTAATATGAATAAATATGCAAGATCTTTTGAGTATATTTATAGCCGAAAGGAAGCTCTTGAGAAACTGAATTGGTTAGCTGGACTAAATGTAAGATCTTCAAGTCAACCTAAGGAAGGACTGATGTCTAGGATCTTACACAAAGCAATCATGTCCCAAGAAGGCTACTGGACTGACCTCGTGCTTAATGAAAATGATAAACCTAAAGCTGTGAAGGCATGGTTCCCTGCTGATATGGTTTGTGATGAGGAAAATGAAAGACCTAAAGCCAACAAGGCTAGGGGTCCCTTGAGAAACTAACATGTTTGTGAATGTGCAGGAGCTGCTAAGGAAGACCAGAAGGTTTATGGTTTGTCAATAGCGGAAGCTCCAGGCACATTATGGAAGACAACGGTCTACTGACAGAGTTTACTCCTATCAAAGGATCATATATCTGTTTTGTTTATTCCAAAGGCGAAAATATTTCCGGGGTTTGACGTGTTATTAAAGGAAGTGTTTTAATTGCCAAtgttaattttgttgaaaaacaggATCAAGACTCTTTACCAAATGTACGGATGTCAGAGAAGGActtagaaaaggaaaaagtctATCTTACACATTATACACTAAAGGGTGGTGATCAGGTTTTTACCGAGAGAGAATTTTCAAAAGACTGTTTTCCTCGGGTTttgattgataaagtatggagtGTTGAGGTTAGCAAAGAGGATCGCAAGCCTGCTGATGGCGTATCCATATTACGCTACGAAAGGTCTACCAAACGGACAAGTGCTAACCCGCAGCGTTACGGAGGAACCTGCGTGGGGAAGGCGCCCAGCTGGAAATAATACCCAAATAAAGAAGAGATTGCCTAAATCTCTTCTTCCCTAAAATGAGGACGATCAGTTCCAACTAATTTGGGAAGTTAAATCTATTCCTTTAATCATGGGAAAACCTATCTACAAGGAAGTTTCAATCCTCCTATGGACTCTCCTTCCTATCAACGATTCTTCTACTATAAAAAGGGACATAAGACCTTCACATAGGCATACGGGAGGAGAAAACACACACATTACACTCTGGCtttgattggcgtaaagaggcttacactctaccatatgggaatcgccaacgaatagTCCAAAACCCTTCAAACCCCTTTTTCTAACCTTAGCGCGATTTGGTGCACAATCATTGGCACCATCCGTGGGACCACTCTGTTGAACTAGAAAAACCCATAAATATACCGTTCTGTGCATCTTAATCTGTAAAAAAATGGTAAAGAAAAAAGACAGGATGACGAGAGAAAGGAGGTCTGCTCTGGCCATTCAACAAGCAAGAATCAGCGATTTGACTGTGGCCAAAACGACACCAGAAGGTTTTTATTTCCCATTATTGGGAGAAAGTGAACCTTCGAGCGATCCGCTCATCATCCAAGCCACTGTATTCAACGTTGACGTCCGGAGGGTATATCTGGACGGTGGAAGTGAGTGTGACGTTATCTTCGAACACTGCTTCCTCAAAATGCCAGAGTCCATACGAGCCCGAAGGACGGATCCCCGGGGACCATTGGTAGGTTTTTCCGGAGAGCACGCATGGCCGTTGGGAGAAGTCGATCTAGACGTGACCATCACAGATGGGATACACGAGCGAACGGAGACGTTGGATCTCTCGATAGTACGATCTCCATCCCCCTACAATATAATTTTGGGAAGACCTGCGATGCAAAGGATGAAAATGGTCCACTCTGTCATCCATAGGGTCATTAAATTCCAATCTGAAACAGGGATAGGATCGATCCACTCCTCTTACGAACCAACAAAACAAATCAATGATGTGAAAAGGGTGGATGACGACGTCCCCCCTACCTCCATAAAAACGCAAGAAGAAGAGGACGCAACAAAGTTGGTAATTAATCCAAACTTTTCCGAACAAACGATCCCTATAGGTGTTCAACTTTCAGAAGGGTGCAAgcacaaacttaaaaaactgtTACAGGCCAATGTAGATGCTTCGCATGGGACTATTCAGATATGACGGGGGTTCCAAGGACCCTAACATTGGAAGGAAAGCCCTTCGTCACGGAGCATCGCCTGAAGGAACACAAGCATATAGAGCTTGTTCACCAGAAGAAACGCAGCCTTTCCGCCGATAGAGATGAGGCTGCTAGGAAGGAGGTAGACGAACTACTCAAAGCTGGGATAATAAGGGAGTCCGTCTACCCTATTTGGATCGCTAACCCGGTAATGGTCAAAAAAGGAGACGGAGGGTGGAGGATGTGTGTTGACTTTACAAATATCAATAAGGCATGCCCAAAAGACTGTTACCCCCTCCCGGAAATCGACTGGAAAGTAGAATCATTAGCAGAGCATAAGCAAAAGTGTTTTTTGGATGCATACAAAGGATACCGCCAGATACAAATGGcggaagaagatgaagacaaGACAGCCTTCTACACCAGTAAGGGAACCTATTGTTATTGAAAGATGTCCTTCGGCCTCAAGAATGAAGGAGCTACGTACCAAAGGTTAGTCGACAAGGCCTTCGCTACACAGATAGGAAGGAATCTAGAAACATATGTCGACGACATGGTTATCAAAAGCAGGGATGAAAAAGGACTCATTGAAGATATCCTGGAAACCTTCGGGAACCTCAGGAAAATCAACATGAAACTCAATCCCAAAAAGTGTTCGTTTGGTGTGGATGAAGGCAAGTTTTTAGGATACTATGTAAGTAACAAAGGCATCCACGCAAATCCTTCCaagataaataagttaaagcAAATTTTAGCACCAAGGACAATCAAAGAAGCCCAAAGCCTGAACGGAAAGCTTGCCGCCCTTAGCCGCTTCCTCTCACGCGGAGCTGACAAGCAATTACCCTTTTTCAAAGTATTGAAAGGATGTCTCAAAATAAGGATTTCACATGGACAGAGGAGGCGGGGAGAGCTTTGGAACAGATGAGAAAATATATTGCAGACCTGCCAACGCTAACAGCCCCAAAGCCAAAAGAAATACTCTACGTGTATCTGGCCGCCTCACTTGAATGCGTTAGCGCTGTGCTTGTGGCAGAAAGGGAAAAACAACAGATACCCATTTACTTCGTGAGTAGAGTCCTGCAAGGCGCAGAAGCCAACTATCCCGAGTTAGAAAAGCTGACCTTGGCCCTTGTCCAAGCGGCACGTAGGTTGCGAAGGTACTTTCAAGCGCATCCCATCGTTGTATTATCTGATAAGCCAATAAGGTAGATATTGCTTAAGCCAGAAAAGTCGGGATGGGTGGCCAAGTGGGCCATCGAATTGGGGGAGCACGACATTGAGTTCAGAGTCAGGAATGCAATTAAGGGGCAAGTATTGGCTGATTTCATCAGCGACGTCCACGAAGGCGAAAACTTGATGACACACTCTGTGTCACTCGAGGTGTTGGGGAACGTCAAAAATGATGTATGGAAGTTGTACACCGACGGAGCCGCAAGCTCCGATGGTTGTGAAGCCGGTCTGATGCTAATCAGTCCCGAAGGCAAAGAATTTACCTATGCTCTGAGATTTGAGTTTGAAGTAACAAATAACGAAGCCGAGTACGAAGCATTGCTAGCAGGGCTTCAGATTGCCAGAGATATGAAGATCCGCAACCTACAGGTATATGTCGATTCCCAATTGGTCGCAAATCAAGTAAAAGGGGACTACAAAGCCAAGCAAATTACCACAAAACTATACCTACAAAAGGTGCGGGAGCTGATGGAATGTTTCAGTCACTTCGAAATAGAGCACATTCGaagaaaccaaaacaaaagAGCAGACGCCCTGAGCAAGCTAGCTTCACTCACATTCGGACACCTAGGGAAACAAGTACTGGTAGAAGTCCTCAAGGAAAGATCGATCGAAGAAAAACAAGTCTCTGACCTTGTGGAGGAAGAGAACAAAAATTGGATGACCCCCATTTACGAGTATCTAGTAAGCGAGATACTCCTCGCAGACAAGGATGAAGCCCGAAAGATAAGAGTAAAAGCCCCGCAATATAAAATCCAAGATAAAAAGCTGTACAAGAAAGGCTTCGTCACGCCATGGCTCCGATGCGTAGGTCCAAACCAAGTAGAAATGATCATCCGAGAGATACATGAAGGAATCTGTGGAGCACATGCGGGAGCAAGATCCGTCGCAACGAAGGCTATGAGGCTAGGATATTTTTGGCCGACAATGCATCAGGACTCTACAGCATTATTGAAAAACTGCGAGTCATGCCAGATACGTGCCAATGTCCCGAGACAACCTAAGAATGATATGACCTCCGTAACGTCGGCATGGCCCTTCATACAATGGGGTATCGACATTGTGGGACCACTTCCCGAagcccaaaacaagaaaaaattccTGGTTGTCGCCATCGATTACTTCACCAAGTGGGTGGAGGCAAAGCCGCTGGCCACGACAAACGGAGACCAAATGAAGAAGTTTGTATGGGAGCACATCATATGCAGGTTTGGAATACCTCATACAATCGTCTCGGATAATGGCCCACAATTTGCCAAAGGTGTCTTCACAGAATTCTGCAAGCAATTGCAAATTCAACAATCCTTCACATCCGTTTACCACCCCCAAGGGAACGGGCAGGTGGAGGTAACCAACAGAGAAATAATCAAGGGAATGGAGAAACGCTTAGGGCGAAACCACAAGGGATGGATAGACGAACTACCACTAGTCCTATGGGCCAACAGGACAACGCCAAAGCGAAGCAACGGAGAAACCCCTTTCAGTCTAGCATTCGGAACGGAGGCTGTCGTCCCAACGGAATTCCAAGTCTCTACCCACAGGATGTAAACACCGAAGGGAACGAAGACGAACTAAGGatagatctggacttgctggaAAAACGACAAGAAATCATCGCCATCAGAGAAGTTGCGtttaaaaagaagattgaaggGTATTACAACAAAAGGGTAAACCCAACAACATTCAAAGTCGGTGACTACGTGTTGCGGTTGAATAGCACGAGCGAAAAAGAATACACTGGCAATATGGGACCTACTTGGGAGGGTCCATACAGGGTAAGAGAGCATTTGGAAAAGGAGCAT harbors:
- the LOC122604340 gene encoding uncharacterized protein LOC122604340 translates to MVRTRANANAETQEGQGGRGGGRGGHGGRGGRGGCGGRGGRGEHVEVQEPNGTLAEQLTTLLPTLASQVAVVLGVNIGNGEQRARNEAEVERQEAVVQEAEQVRDEVVIVAKREAIVRENGNTRYRQGCTYKDFLNCKAIDFDGKGGATAYLQWIEKMEANNEICVRGGRNEALAMPWKKFKDLMQAEFFPVHELQKLQTEFLQLTMVGADHAGYTSRFYELSRLIPHLVDPEPKWIEKYIAGLEPPVRVQVVTAEPTTIRDVVSKARSLTEELIRSDILCRKGSKRRELVETSKRREFRGDKRPRMGIVYVANEIGQKGYFGHLSRDCRAPQVQAAPLNIVPLNVIPPNARNLQGNRGACYECGSTDHYRNLCPRHNRQPAPIAVNPNQLQIVGPPPLRANQGQQARGRVFALNAMEAANDPNVVTEVPSGQLARLDRVLPKCILTLEGYSFYIDLIPFGMRSFDVIVGMDWLSRVDAYIVCRAKNLRIPMSDGHVLEIHGERTETIDRHLMSATEKVVKLADIPIGCDFSDVFPDDVVGLPPPRQVEFSIDVVSNAMPVAKSPYRLALSEMQELATQLKELQDKGFIRPSSSPWGAPILFVKKKDRSFRMCIGYRELNKLTIKNRYPLPRIDELFDQLQGAKYFSKIDLRSGYHQLRVREEDIPKTAFRMRYGHFEFLVMPFGLTNAPAVFMDLMNRVCKPYLDQFIIVFIDDILIYSKTKKEHEVHLRQALELLRTEKLYGKFSKCEFWLEEVKFLGPVVNKDGIKVDPSKIEAVEHWRRPETPTEIRQFLGLVGYYRRFIENFSKIAQP
- the LOC122604341 gene encoding uncharacterized protein LOC122604341, whose amino-acid sequence is MRKYIADLPTLTAPKPKEILYVYLAASLECVSAVLVAEREKQQIPIYFVSRVLQGAEANYPELEKLTLALVQAAQKSGWVAKWAIELGEHDIEFRVRNAIKGQVLADFISDVHEGENLMTHSVSLEVLGNVKNDVWKLYTDGAASSDGCEAGLMLISPEGKEFTYALRFEFEVTNNEAEYEALLAGLQIARDMKIRNLQVYVDSQLVANQVKGDYKAKQITTKLYLQKVRELMECFSHFEIEHIRRNQNKRADALSKLASLTFGHLGKQVLVEVLKERSIEEKQVSDLVEEENKNWMTPIYEYLVSEILLADKDEARKIRVKAPQYKIQDKKLYKKGFVTPWLRCVGPNQVEMIIREIHEGICGAHAGARSVATKAMRLGYFWPTMHQDSTALLKNCESCQIRANVPRQPKNDMTSVTSAWPFIQWGIDIVGPLPEAQNKKKFLVVAIDYFTKWVEAKPLATTNGDQMKKFVWEHIICRILQAIANSTILHIRLPPPRERAGGGNQQRNNQGNGETLRAKPQGMDRRTTTSPMGQQDNAKAKQRRNPFQSSIRNGGCRPNGIPSLYPQDVNTEGNEDELRIDLDLLEKRQEIIAIREVAFKKKIEGYYNKRVNPTTFKVGDYVLRLNSTSEKEYTGNMGPTWEGPYRVREHLEKEHTSWKRPKELRLTEHGMAQICVNSTVKIPSFFKIYVVRNKNVCKQF